In Carassius gibelio isolate Cgi1373 ecotype wild population from Czech Republic chromosome B20, carGib1.2-hapl.c, whole genome shotgun sequence, the following are encoded in one genomic region:
- the mylk4b gene encoding myosin light chain kinase family member 4 isoform X1 has protein sequence MSSNLVKSLARVYDPKPLHPQKRLNGGRATAKRASLSTSNKHPSSSISGEPSPKSSSSSSLVHIEGQVNDLSDKMDKLLALQEASLKRLDTIGQDQGTAAGGRIIEQMLCDVRVVIETVREKEETQDQRLDALERLVSGIQQVVNFVAEVLKHSKLADLLKKTHSKSSGRFREKDGKEKSKVYQKGLKTQKKKKPLDASDLVNAGFEEVQKLNQQNNQLSQCTAETAVSAAAHLDLIEEEQEGEKHRERKDDKQQDAVEEEAREQEIVAELLQIKEEDKKEEDERSKEEEALLLSEESQLAVLNSSGQTDESITVTPESCEESLEMTFSPKRHVTDENLTEDELKKSRVEEALEEEEKELKEEEEAGLEAAEAGRDIPDEETEEERKDAEPGTDEYVIDSSPPPPAPFEHRLVTTKTHQIASYYTINKEEVLGGGRFGMVHKCEEKSSGLILAAKIIKARSQKEKEVVKCEIEVMNQLNHANLIQLYAAFESRHEIILVMEYVDGGELFDRIIDENYKLTELDTVLFIRQISEGLQYMHKMYILHLDLKPENILCVSRQTNKVKIIDFGLARRYKPREKLRVNFGTPEFLAPEVINYEFVSFPTDMWSLGVITYMLLSGLSPFLGEDDNETLNNILACQWSFEEAEFADISEEAKDFISRLLVKSKSWRMSASQSLKHPWLSDRALHYRLHHKKNKCHSSHGPPPEG, from the exons ATGAGCTCTAATCTTGTGAAGTCTCTTGCTCGGGTTTATGACCCCAAACCACTTCATCCTCAGAAACGACTGAACGGTGGAAGAGCAACAGCAAAAAGAGCTTCGCTTTCTACCTCAAACAAACATCCATCTTCATCCATTTCTGGTGAGCCTTCACCGAAATCCTCCTCGTCATCTTCTCTTGTACATATTGAAGGACAAGTCAATGATCTGAGTGATAAGATGGACAAACTCCTCGCCCTGCAGGAAGCGTCTCTGAAAAGACTAGATACCATCGGTCAAGATCAAGGCACAGCTGCAGGTGGACGAATTATTGAGCAGATGTTGTGTGATGTGCGTGTCGTGATAGAAACTGTACGAGAGAAGGAGGAAACACAGGATCAGCGACTTGATGCTTTGGAGCGACTGGTCAGCGGCATTCAGCAGGTTGTCAATTTTGTTGCCGAAGTGTTGAAACACTCAAAATTGGCAGATCTCTTGAAAAAAACACACTCAAAATCCAGCGGCAGG tTTAGAGAAAAGGATGGGAAGGAGAAATCTAAAGTGTACCAAAAAGGTTTAAAAAcccagaagaaaaagaaaccacTGGATGCATCAG ACTTAGTCAATGCTGGATTTGAAGAAGTGCAGAAGCTCAACCAACAGAACAATCAGCTTTCTCAATGCACGGCAGAGACAGCAGTCAGCGCAGCTGCACATCTGGATCTTATTGAAGAAGAGCAAGAAGGAGAGAAACATAGGGAAAGAAAAGATGACAAACAACAGGATGCAGTGGAAGAAGAAGCAAGAGAGCAAGAAATTGTTGCTGAATTAttacagataaaagaggaggataAAAAGGAGGAAGATGAAAGGTCAAAAGAAGAGGAGGCTTTATTGTTATCTGAAGAAAGCCAGCTAGCTGTGCTGAACTCATCTGGCCAGACAGATGAAAGCATTACAGTCACACCAGAAAG CTGTGAGGAGAGTCTGGAAATGACTTTCAGCCCTAAGAGGCATGTTACTGACGAGAATCTGACTGAAGATGAACTTAAAAAAAGCCGAGTGGAGGAGGCGCtggaagaggaggagaaggaattgaaggaggaagaggaagcagGACTTGAAGCTGCAGAGGCGGGACGAGATATACCAGACGAGGAGACAGAAGAGGAGAGGAAAGATGCAGAGCCAGGAACTGATGAATATGTCATTG ATTCTTCCCCTCCTCCACCTGCACCATTTGAGCACCGTCTAGTGACAACCAAGACCCACCAGATTGCAAGTTACTACACTATCAATAAAGAGGAAGTGCTTGGAGG aGGACGCTTTGGCATGGTGCACAAATGTGAAGAGAAATCTTCCGGCCTGATATTAGCAGCCAAGATCATTAAAGCCAGGAGTCAGAAGGAGAAG GAGGTAGTAAAGTGTGAGATTGAAGTGATGAACCAGTTGAATCATGCCAATCTGATCCAGCTCTACGCCGCCTTTGAATCTCGACATGAAATCATTCTAGTGATGGAGTA TGTTGATGGTGGAGAGCTGTTTGACCGGATCATAGATGAGAACTACAAGCTGACCGAGTTGGACACAGTGCTGTTCATCAGACAGATCAGTGAAGGCCTTCAGTACATGCACAAGATGTACATATTACACCTTGACCTAAAG CCTGAAAACATTCTCTGTGTCAGTCGACAAACAAACAAGGTGAAGATAATTGACTTTGGGCTTGCAAGAAG ATATAAACCCAGGGAAAAGTTGAGGGTGAACTTTGGCACACCCGAGTTCCTGGCTCCTGAAGTTATCAACTATGAATTTGTCTCATTCCCAACTGATATGTGGAGTTTAGGTGTCATCACGTACATGCT GCTCAGTGGCTTGTCTCCGTTCCTGGGTGAGGATGATAATGAGACCCTAAATAACATCCTGGCGTGTCAGTGGAGTTTTGAAGAAGCAGAGTTTGCCGACATCTCGGAGGAGGCCAAAGATTTCATCTCACGCCTGCTTGTGAAGAGCAAAAG tTGGAGAATGAGTGCATCCCAGTCCCTGAAACACCCATGGCTTTCAGACCGAGCGCTTCACTACCGTCTACACCATAAG AAAAACAAGTGTCACTCTTCTCATGGCCCTCCTCCAGAGGGATAA
- the mylk4b gene encoding myosin light chain kinase family member 4 isoform X2 — protein sequence MENFLQDKDLWIVGSVCLVASILWRRFWNLFTYKRKRDSSPESASIDIQFREKDGKEKSKVYQKGLKTQKKKKPLDASDLVNAGFEEVQKLNQQNNQLSQCTAETAVSAAAHLDLIEEEQEGEKHRERKDDKQQDAVEEEAREQEIVAELLQIKEEDKKEEDERSKEEEALLLSEESQLAVLNSSGQTDESITVTPESCEESLEMTFSPKRHVTDENLTEDELKKSRVEEALEEEEKELKEEEEAGLEAAEAGRDIPDEETEEERKDAEPGTDEYVIDSSPPPPAPFEHRLVTTKTHQIASYYTINKEEVLGGGRFGMVHKCEEKSSGLILAAKIIKARSQKEKEVVKCEIEVMNQLNHANLIQLYAAFESRHEIILVMEYVDGGELFDRIIDENYKLTELDTVLFIRQISEGLQYMHKMYILHLDLKPENILCVSRQTNKVKIIDFGLARRYKPREKLRVNFGTPEFLAPEVINYEFVSFPTDMWSLGVITYMLLSGLSPFLGEDDNETLNNILACQWSFEEAEFADISEEAKDFISRLLVKSKSWRMSASQSLKHPWLSDRALHYRLHHKKNKCHSSHGPPPEG from the exons tTTAGAGAAAAGGATGGGAAGGAGAAATCTAAAGTGTACCAAAAAGGTTTAAAAAcccagaagaaaaagaaaccacTGGATGCATCAG ACTTAGTCAATGCTGGATTTGAAGAAGTGCAGAAGCTCAACCAACAGAACAATCAGCTTTCTCAATGCACGGCAGAGACAGCAGTCAGCGCAGCTGCACATCTGGATCTTATTGAAGAAGAGCAAGAAGGAGAGAAACATAGGGAAAGAAAAGATGACAAACAACAGGATGCAGTGGAAGAAGAAGCAAGAGAGCAAGAAATTGTTGCTGAATTAttacagataaaagaggaggataAAAAGGAGGAAGATGAAAGGTCAAAAGAAGAGGAGGCTTTATTGTTATCTGAAGAAAGCCAGCTAGCTGTGCTGAACTCATCTGGCCAGACAGATGAAAGCATTACAGTCACACCAGAAAG CTGTGAGGAGAGTCTGGAAATGACTTTCAGCCCTAAGAGGCATGTTACTGACGAGAATCTGACTGAAGATGAACTTAAAAAAAGCCGAGTGGAGGAGGCGCtggaagaggaggagaaggaattgaaggaggaagaggaagcagGACTTGAAGCTGCAGAGGCGGGACGAGATATACCAGACGAGGAGACAGAAGAGGAGAGGAAAGATGCAGAGCCAGGAACTGATGAATATGTCATTG ATTCTTCCCCTCCTCCACCTGCACCATTTGAGCACCGTCTAGTGACAACCAAGACCCACCAGATTGCAAGTTACTACACTATCAATAAAGAGGAAGTGCTTGGAGG aGGACGCTTTGGCATGGTGCACAAATGTGAAGAGAAATCTTCCGGCCTGATATTAGCAGCCAAGATCATTAAAGCCAGGAGTCAGAAGGAGAAG GAGGTAGTAAAGTGTGAGATTGAAGTGATGAACCAGTTGAATCATGCCAATCTGATCCAGCTCTACGCCGCCTTTGAATCTCGACATGAAATCATTCTAGTGATGGAGTA TGTTGATGGTGGAGAGCTGTTTGACCGGATCATAGATGAGAACTACAAGCTGACCGAGTTGGACACAGTGCTGTTCATCAGACAGATCAGTGAAGGCCTTCAGTACATGCACAAGATGTACATATTACACCTTGACCTAAAG CCTGAAAACATTCTCTGTGTCAGTCGACAAACAAACAAGGTGAAGATAATTGACTTTGGGCTTGCAAGAAG ATATAAACCCAGGGAAAAGTTGAGGGTGAACTTTGGCACACCCGAGTTCCTGGCTCCTGAAGTTATCAACTATGAATTTGTCTCATTCCCAACTGATATGTGGAGTTTAGGTGTCATCACGTACATGCT GCTCAGTGGCTTGTCTCCGTTCCTGGGTGAGGATGATAATGAGACCCTAAATAACATCCTGGCGTGTCAGTGGAGTTTTGAAGAAGCAGAGTTTGCCGACATCTCGGAGGAGGCCAAAGATTTCATCTCACGCCTGCTTGTGAAGAGCAAAAG tTGGAGAATGAGTGCATCCCAGTCCCTGAAACACCCATGGCTTTCAGACCGAGCGCTTCACTACCGTCTACACCATAAG AAAAACAAGTGTCACTCTTCTCATGGCCCTCCTCCAGAGGGATAA